From Micropterus dolomieu isolate WLL.071019.BEF.003 ecotype Adirondacks linkage group LG21, ASM2129224v1, whole genome shotgun sequence:
ctctgttagGACCAAGCACGTGCTCAGGCTGAGTTGTTGAGAAGGCAGGAGGAGTTGGAAAAGAAAGCCGCAGAGCTAGATCGTCGGGAGAGAGAGTTACAGTCCCACGGAGCCGCTGGAGGTCAGTCAGTCCATCACTCGCTCTCTGTATTCACCTCATTAACTTCAGAGTCTGAATGGTCATTCCCAATCAAAGCTAGATTCATGACAGTGTTGATAAGAAAGTTGATGTGTTATCATGGCAAATACATAATGGTCATAACAAACTCCATTTGTTATGATCATTATAACTCTCTGAGTCACATATTACATATGAAACtatgtatgtttatttattatgcaTTCTATGGAAGCACCTCTAGAAATAAGCCTCTTTTCCACTgctggtaccagctcgactcgcctggACTCGACTCTACTCAACTCGGTTTTGGCCTGCCGTCCTCCATTGGTCGTTATagcaacaccacacacaactgccgcgacgtaatgttcaacgtgactcacacacaccagctgtctcttgatttaagttaaatgtTTCAACTTTGTTATATAAGTCTAtggtttcaacattactcagaatgtaaagacagataagcggtaagAAAATCTTACATCCATGGTTTCCTCTACCGTTGTCACTGGAGTTGTCTGCTGCattggtctgtgtgactgtgggaCAAGAGCGGTCTGTAAGCTGACTGGTcttgtggagctcctcaactccgaaaacattcaagcacatttttgatcCGCCATAAATTTTTGTAAAACGGCCAATTTTCAAAATCTAATTGTTGATCAAATCCACAGTTGATCAAAACTTCTTCTTGACTTCTTGACATTGCACGTACTACATTGTGACTATTGCGCGTGGGCACATTGCAATGGAGATGCCGAAACAACaatatattgtgcagccctactaATCATCCTCTCTTTTGTCCAAACAGGGCGTAAGAACAACTGGCCTCCACTGCCAGAGAAGTTCCCTGTTGGCCCGTGTTTCTATCATGATATTGCAGTGGACATTCCTGTAGAGTTCCAAAAGACTGTCAAGATCATGTACAACCTTTGGATGTGTAAGTGGATCCTCTGACACACCCCAGTTTTGCTCCTATACCAGtggatattattatttttatgtattttaattgtCTCACACACTCCACAGAACATGTGGGTTTACAAGACTCACCCACATATTGCATTGCAAGAGAAGATACCTGCTCTGCTCTGACTTTACTTAGGAATGTTGTTACGCTAAGATTGCCCTGCACACTTCAGAATTATCAAAAAAATAAGCAGACTCTTGACATttgaaacaaagacattttttacGTATTTAGCTGAGCATAAATTAtagtttgctgtgtttttgtactgAAATGACACTAAAGATCTTGTTTTTCTACCAGTTCATGCAGGCACCCTCTTTGTGAACATGTTTGGCTGCATGGCCTGGTTCTGTGTGGACACATCTCGTGGTGTAGATTTTGGCCTGGCCATGCTGTGGTTTCTGCTGTTTACCCCCTGTTCTTTCGTCTGCTGGTACAGACCGCTTTACGGGGCTTTCAGGTAAGCAgatacatgaaaaatgacactGCCTCCTGCAGCAGTAGAAAGAAGCAGAAACATGTCTCTGTGGGCAAACACTACTGATAAAGCAAAAGGCGGTAACTGCTGGGCTGTTGACTTTGAATGTGTTATTTCGTGGGGTTATAGAAGCTCCTTCTTTATTATCTTCTCTTTTTCAAACCCTACACTTACCAATTCCcaagaatattttattatacGGGAAGAGTGTATAAAGTAAAAACACGGATGAAGGCAGACTCAGACTGATGGAAGCAGAGAGGAATTCATGTTTAGTGGAGGATGAATTAgcgacaatatttaaaaaaatttattgcCTCCAAATTGCTCTCTCACTACctcgctctctgtctccacTGTAGGAGTGACAGTTCATTCCgcttctttgtcttcttcttcgtctATATCTGTCAGTTTGGAGTTCATGTCCTACAGACTATTGGCATCGCTGACTGGGGAACATGGTGAGCACGTTGCTCTTTCATTGATTCTGTACCTCCATGAGTGTGTACTGAAGTTCACTCACAtcgtctttgttttgttttgccagtGGTTGGATCGCAGCTTTAACTGGTCTCAACACCAGTATCCCAGTGGGCATCATCATGTTACTGATTGCAGCTCTGTTCACGGCACTGTCTGTGGGCTCGCTCATTATGTTTAAAAAGGTAACACAATCACAGAGTTCTCTACATGTGAACACCAGGTGCTATGTTTTATAGACTCTGCCTGAGATGTAAGAAACCAAATGGCAGTGGGCCGGGTTACTTCTGGCTGGGTTACCTGATGAAAATAAGGTTAAAAGCAGGTTAATGAGGcaaattacaataaatgtttttagtatatctattttgttgtatttataacGGAACAGATGTTCTCTAACATGCTGACAGTGACAGAAAGTGTGACTCGAAGCAGGCATTAGCGAGGTTTCAAGAATAAACAGGACACTGTGTGTCATTATTATTCACTAATGTTGAGccaaatgtcagtgttgtgaTTAGCCAGGAAGTGAAACATCTGCCCAACTGAATTCTGTGCTAAATGTCTCGTGGTAGATTGAAATTGATTCCAACAAATTTTCTtgtctgctttttattttccaggTGCACGCTCTGTATCGTACCACTGGTGCTAGTTTTGAGAAGGCCCAACAGGAGTTTGCGACGGGGGTCATGTCTAACAAGactgttcagactgcagccgcCAACGCTGCAGCTAATGCTGCAA
This genomic window contains:
- the LOC123960760 gene encoding secretory carrier-associated membrane protein 1-like; this encodes MSDFDSNPFADPDFSNPFQDPSVTQVTQSAPPGGLEEYNPFTDARTAAPGNAPKSTPAPSQNTQPAIMKPTEEPPAYSQQQTQDQARAQAELLRRQEELEKKAAELDRRERELQSHGAAGGRKNNWPPLPEKFPVGPCFYHDIAVDIPVEFQKTVKIMYNLWMFHAGTLFVNMFGCMAWFCVDTSRGVDFGLAMLWFLLFTPCSFVCWYRPLYGAFRSDSSFRFFVFFFVYICQFGVHVLQTIGIADWGTCGWIAALTGLNTSIPVGIIMLLIAALFTALSVGSLIMFKKVHALYRTTGASFEKAQQEFATGVMSNKTVQTAAANAAANAATNAARGAFKSQP